The genomic interval GTCAGCGAGTCCGAGGGCGAAGGCGCCGGGCGTCACATCGTAGTATCCGCAGACTAGAGAATGCTGAACCGCTAATCATGGTTGACATCACGGCAGCAGAATTGCTGGCGGCCGAGAAGATTTTCGGTGATCGCCTGGACCTGGCCAAACGCTACGTGGAGCACCTGGCCACGTCCGGAACCGAACGCGGGCTGATCGGGCCGCGTGAGATCCCACGGTTGTGGAGCCGGCACGTCCTTAACTGTGCCGTTATCGAAAGCGAGATCGCGCACGGCAGCCATGTTGCCGACGTCGGAAGCGGAGCCGGACTTCCCGGACTTTGCCTCGCCATCGCGCGTCCGGACCTCCAGCTGACACTGATCGAGCCACTGGAACGCCGGGTGATCTGGCTCCAGGAAGTGGTGGACGATCTCGGCCTGACAAACGTCACGGTGATGCGGACCCGCGCGGAGCTTGCGGTTGGCATGGTGGACGCTGATGTTGTGACTGCCCGGGCTGTTTCCGCGCTGAGCAACCTCGCCGGCCTGACCATCCCCT from Pseudarthrobacter sp. SSS035 carries:
- the rsmG gene encoding 16S rRNA (guanine(527)-N(7))-methyltransferase RsmG, which produces MVDITAAELLAAEKIFGDRLDLAKRYVEHLATSGTERGLIGPREIPRLWSRHVLNCAVIESEIAHGSHVADVGSGAGLPGLCLAIARPDLQLTLIEPLERRVIWLQEVVDDLGLTNVTVMRTRAELAVGMVDADVVTARAVSALSNLAGLTIPLLAGKGEVVAIKGRSAGEEIEKAAKVIRKLGGVQTSVVTVGENLLEEPTTVVRIVVNKSRKIS